The proteins below come from a single Microcoleus sp. FACHB-68 genomic window:
- a CDS encoding CHAT domain-containing protein: MPRHKDTLGKSAFLLFLFSGLNCSVPALAQPIVPASDGTGTTVIPKGNQFNITGGQLSRDRANLFHSFDQFNLDAGQVAQFLSNPAIRNILARINGGDASYINGLISITGGNSNLFLMNPAGFVFGSNASLNVPASFTATTANGIGFNSLWFRSVGANNYAPLNGSPNSFAFTTAQPGAIYNLGNLAVAQGQNLNLLAGTVISAGSLSAPGGQITIAAVPGENVMRLSQPGMILSLDVAAGIQGLGDESTVNPVSLPELLTGGGSHANQIALNKDGQLELIGSGIRVEPGDVVISNNSFNNNQQLAINSGNALLAADNNLSLVESQLRTTGDLNLIAGNTLQVRDSLANPFSAVAGRNLDVRGTQDIDILALNHLGTPFQSGGNMTFVTNGVFSGDARFASQGNFSILNEAGDAGKFISFFDPIISANGDVVFGDYTGVALKIEAKGSITGGDITITGPDTDISGTDPDIATLNNSAALILRSDLTNLANSANTVGEIIQEETIFNLTDEPITNGITVNNILTAGGPAILSGSGAITVGSINTQGGIINITSSNSTIATAGLLNSSSANGNGGAITLNASGNILTSDITARSEATPQIVSENGQPAVGGDITITSSAGNIDTTVGILDASSSAGTGGAITLNAPGNLTTNNIVTNGGNISLSSSAGNIDTTAGIVDASSSAGTGGVIALNAAGNLTTADINTGSETGTGGAIALTAAGSLTGGNLSTSGVGGGNLTIAAGASVTTGNLDTSGSTGNGGNVTINSPADIAAGFINAQGGSASIGGAVSLTTASFVRSTATFIDRNGTDASISTAGGAGGGAVTITHGGGCSSDPNCLPLAPFIVGNASVNGTSGAISTASDNSILPQQSFAGTYTQGNIQIITATPDQPTPPSLPPIEPEIPPTDDQNSNLGEEDQNRLSRDIQGNAIELYDSIDRPFLDSIASGLADLEDQGVLRASILRIEIANALDQGLLEDAVLKIEELRHQEFQQYFGENFSTGLAADNSISNLKNKLLTVAEQTGTQPAVVYVFSRPEQLELVLLTPSGELVHKIVPQAQQEALLQFATQFRNEIVNPRKQKTKSYLPSSQQLYQWLIAPLEETLTAQNIDTLLFSTEPGLRSLPVAALHDGSRFLMEKYRLSLVPSLNLTDTRPGLLEATQVLAMGASQFETLGPLPAVPVELATITTQLWPGKSFLNSDFTLENLQSEHAQENFKIIHLATHSEFLPGDPSQSYIQLWNSQLNLLELRQLKLNSPQVDLLVLSACRTALGDEQAELGFAGLAVQSGVKTAVASLWYVSDLGSLALMLEFYLQLDQVPLKAEALRQAQIAMLNGEIRLENAQLRVPGLASGVPLPAELSKLGDVNLSHPYYWAAFTIVGSPW; encoded by the coding sequence ATGCCAAGGCACAAGGATACTTTAGGGAAATCTGCTTTTTTACTATTTCTTTTCAGCGGTTTAAATTGCTCTGTGCCGGCATTGGCCCAACCCATTGTGCCAGCATCCGATGGCACCGGCACTACGGTTATCCCCAAGGGAAATCAGTTTAATATTACCGGCGGACAGTTATCGCGTGATCGGGCCAATCTTTTTCACAGTTTTGATCAATTTAACCTTGATGCCGGTCAAGTGGCTCAGTTTCTTTCTAATCCAGCCATTCGCAATATTTTAGCTCGGATTAATGGCGGCGATGCGTCTTATATTAATGGGCTAATTTCTATTACTGGCGGCAATTCTAATTTATTTTTAATGAACCCAGCGGGTTTTGTTTTTGGTTCTAACGCTTCTTTAAACGTACCGGCTTCTTTTACCGCAACGACGGCAAACGGAATTGGTTTTAATTCTCTTTGGTTCCGTTCTGTTGGAGCAAATAATTATGCGCCTCTGAATGGATCTCCTAATTCTTTTGCATTTACAACGGCTCAACCCGGTGCAATTTATAACTTAGGAAACTTGGCGGTTGCTCAAGGGCAAAATTTAAATCTTTTAGCTGGAACTGTTATCAGTGCCGGCAGTTTAAGTGCACCTGGAGGCCAAATTACGATTGCGGCTGTTCCCGGTGAGAATGTGATGCGTCTCTCGCAACCAGGAATGATATTAAGTTTAGATGTGGCTGCCGGCATTCAGGGACTCGGAGATGAAAGCACTGTTAATCCGGTTTCTTTGCCTGAACTCTTGACAGGAGGCGGAAGTCATGCAAACCAAATTGCATTGAATAAGGATGGGCAACTTGAATTAATTGGTTCGGGAATTCGAGTGGAACCTGGGGATGTTGTAATTTCTAATAATTCATTTAATAACAATCAACAATTAGCGATTAATTCGGGAAATGCCTTACTAGCAGCCGACAATAATTTAAGTTTAGTCGAAAGTCAGTTACGCACAACAGGTGATTTAAATTTAATTGCCGGCAATACGTTGCAAGTGCGCGATAGTTTGGCCAATCCATTTAGTGCGGTGGCTGGAAGGAATCTTGATGTTCGCGGAACCCAGGACATTGATATTTTGGCGCTGAATCATCTAGGAACGCCGTTTCAAAGCGGAGGAAATATGACCTTTGTAACAAACGGCGTTTTTTCTGGGGATGCTCGGTTTGCTAGTCAGGGGAATTTTTCAATTCTTAATGAAGCGGGAGATGCCGGCAAATTTATTAGTTTTTTCGATCCAATTATTAGTGCCAATGGAGATGTAGTTTTTGGAGATTACACCGGCGTAGCTCTTAAAATTGAAGCAAAAGGCAGTATTACGGGGGGCGATATTACAATTACTGGGCCGGATACGGATATTTCTGGCACCGATCCGGATATTGCAACTTTAAATAACAGCGCGGCTTTAATTTTACGCTCTGATTTAACAAATTTAGCAAATTCTGCAAATACTGTTGGAGAAATCATCCAAGAAGAAACAATTTTTAATTTAACAGATGAACCGATTACAAATGGAATTACGGTTAACAATATTTTAACTGCCGGAGGGCCAGCTATTTTATCAGGTTCCGGTGCGATTACAGTAGGCTCAATTAATACGCAAGGCGGAATCATTAATATTACGAGTTCTAACAGTACAATCGCAACGGCTGGTTTATTAAATAGCAGCAGTGCCAACGGAAATGGCGGGGCAATTACTCTGAACGCATCTGGAAATATCCTTACCAGTGATATTACTGCTCGTTCTGAAGCAACCCCTCAAATTGTTTCAGAAAACGGGCAGCCGGCAGTGGGTGGGGATATTACAATTACGAGCAGCGCCGGCAATATTGATACAACAGTCGGCATTTTAGATGCGTCTTCATCTGCCGGCACAGGAGGGGCGATCACACTGAATGCGCCGGGAAATTTAACGACGAATAACATTGTTACAAATGGGGGGAATATTTCCCTTTCAAGTAGCGCCGGCAATATTGATACAACAGCCGGCATTGTAGATGCGTCTTCATCTGCCGGCACAGGCGGCGTGATCGCACTCAATGCGGCGGGAAATTTAACAACGGCTGATATTAACACGGGTTCCGAAACCGGCACCGGAGGGGCGATCGCATTAACCGCTGCCGGAAGTTTGACAGGGGGAAATCTTTCCACAAGTGGTGTCGGTGGGGGCAACCTAACAATTGCTGCCGGCGCTTCCGTGACAACCGGCAACCTCGATACCAGTGGAAGTACAGGAAATGGTGGCAACGTTACCATCAATTCGCCGGCTGATATTGCTGCCGGCTTTATTAACGCCCAAGGTGGCAGCGCCAGCATCGGAGGCGCAGTATCACTGACAACGGCTTCTTTTGTGCGCTCAACCGCCACTTTTATTGATCGCAACGGGACTGACGCTAGTATTTCCACGGCTGGCGGTGCCGGTGGAGGGGCAGTTACTATTACTCACGGGGGAGGTTGTTCGAGCGATCCAAATTGTCTTCCCCTTGCGCCGTTTATCGTCGGAAACGCTTCAGTAAACGGCACATCTGGCGCAATTTCTACGGCGTCAGACAATAGCATTTTGCCCCAGCAATCGTTTGCCGGCACCTATACCCAAGGCAATATTCAAATCATTACAGCAACCCCCGATCAACCAACACCGCCATCTTTACCACCGATAGAACCAGAAATCCCACCCACAGACGATCAAAACTCAAATCTAGGCGAGGAAGATCAAAACCGGCTGTCTAGAGATATTCAAGGGAATGCTATTGAACTTTATGACAGTATTGATCGGCCTTTTTTAGATAGTATCGCGTCCGGTTTAGCCGATCTTGAAGATCAGGGAGTTTTGAGGGCAAGTATTCTCCGCATTGAAATCGCCAATGCCCTCGATCAGGGGTTATTAGAAGATGCGGTGCTGAAAATTGAAGAACTTCGCCATCAAGAATTTCAGCAATATTTTGGGGAGAATTTCTCCACCGGCCTAGCTGCGGATAATAGCATTAGCAATCTCAAAAACAAGTTGCTGACTGTGGCAGAGCAAACGGGAACCCAGCCAGCTGTGGTGTATGTATTTAGCCGGCCCGAACAGTTGGAATTAGTATTGCTTACACCTAGCGGCGAACTCGTTCACAAGATTGTCCCGCAAGCACAGCAAGAGGCACTGCTGCAATTCGCCACTCAGTTTCGCAATGAAATTGTTAACCCGCGCAAACAGAAAACGAAGAGTTATTTGCCCTCAAGCCAGCAACTTTATCAGTGGTTGATTGCACCGCTGGAAGAGACTTTAACCGCGCAAAATATTGATACATTGCTGTTTTCAACGGAACCCGGTTTAAGATCGCTTCCGGTGGCTGCTTTGCATGATGGCAGCCGGTTCTTGATGGAAAAATACCGTCTCAGTTTGGTTCCCAGCCTGAATTTAACTGATACCCGCCCAGGTTTACTCGAAGCCACACAAGTTTTAGCAATGGGGGCTTCGCAATTTGAAACCTTGGGTCCCCTGCCGGCAGTGCCGGTGGAACTGGCAACCATTACGACACAATTGTGGCCGGGAAAATCTTTTCTCAATTCCGATTTCACCCTAGAAAATTTGCAGTCTGAACACGCTCAAGAAAATTTTAAAATTATTCACTTGGCAACCCACAGCGAATTTTTACCAGGAGATCCGAGTCAATCTTACATCCAGTTATGGAACTCTCAATTAAATTTGCTCGAACTGCGGCAGTTGAAGCTAAATAGTCCGCAAGTGGATTTACTGGTGCTGAGTGCTTGTCGGACTGCGTTAGGAGATGAGCAGGCAGAGTTGGGTTTTGCCGGCTTAGCCGTGCAAAGTGGGGTGAAAACGGCTGTGGCGAGTTTGTGGTACGTCAGTGATCTTGGCAGCTTGGCGTTGATGCTTGAGTTTTACCTACAACTGGATCAAGTCCCGCTGAAAGCTGAGGCGCTGAGACAGGCACAAATTGCCATGCTGAACGGTGAGATTCGTTTAGAAAATGCTCAGTTACGCGTTCCCGGTTTGGCTTCAGGGGTGCCCCTGCCGGCTGAACTGTCTAAGTTGGGTGATGTGAATTTATCTCATCCTTATTACTGGGCGGCTTTTACAATCGTTGGCAGTCCTTGGTAA
- a CDS encoding NAD(P)H-quinone oxidoreductase subunit F, with the protein MSNFLLQTVWFVPCYALIGAVIGALWSPGIIRRTGPRPAGYLNALMTFSAFAHSVISLPAAWSYGPQEISFSWLSAAGLNLSIDLEISVVSIGAMALVTGLNLLAQIYAVGYMEMDWGWARFYALLGLFEAGMCGLALCNSLFFSYVILEVLTLGTYLLVGLWFNQSLVVTGARDAFLTKRVGDLILLMGVVALLPIAGTWNFTELAEWAKTATLEPTTATLLSLALIAGPLGKCAQFPLHLWLDEAMEGPLPSTILRNSVVVSTGAWVLIKLQPVLALSPVASDAIIFIGSVTAVGASLIAIAQIDIKRSLSYSVSAYMGLVFIAVGTQQDQTALILLFTYAVAMALLVMSTGTVVWNSITQDLTQYGGLWSRRPITALCYIVGAAGLVAMPPLGGFWALLQMVDHLWDSAPWLVGVLLTVNALTAFSVTREFGLLFAGQPKQMTVRSPEVHWPMMLPMVILTGFTLHVPLLLLNWSLLPDWAIVNQLAAGLLILSTVLGCGAGSLIYLNNSWQKPVQLPSKALQDFFAYDLYTAKLYRLTIVFVVDLVSKTIFWIDRYIVDGFVNFVGLATVFSGQGLRYNVSGQTQFYALTILVGVAVLGVLMSWPLLMSHFSFMIAG; encoded by the coding sequence ATGAGTAATTTCCTCCTCCAGACGGTTTGGTTTGTCCCTTGTTATGCCTTAATAGGTGCGGTAATCGGTGCGCTTTGGTCGCCGGGAATTATCCGCCGCACCGGCCCGCGACCGGCAGGCTATCTCAATGCTTTAATGACATTCTCAGCATTCGCTCACAGTGTAATTTCACTGCCGGCAGCCTGGAGTTATGGGCCACAAGAGATATCTTTTAGCTGGCTAAGTGCTGCCGGTTTAAATCTCTCAATTGACCTGGAAATCTCAGTGGTCAGTATTGGGGCAATGGCGTTGGTAACTGGGTTAAATTTGTTAGCCCAAATCTACGCCGTCGGTTACATGGAGATGGACTGGGGTTGGGCGCGGTTCTACGCGTTGCTAGGACTGTTTGAAGCCGGGATGTGCGGTTTAGCCCTATGCAACTCCTTATTCTTTAGCTATGTAATTTTGGAAGTCCTCACCCTCGGAACTTATTTACTCGTTGGGTTGTGGTTTAACCAGTCTCTCGTGGTAACAGGTGCTCGCGATGCTTTCTTAACCAAGCGGGTGGGCGATTTAATTCTACTGATGGGAGTGGTGGCTTTGTTGCCCATCGCCGGAACTTGGAACTTTACCGAACTGGCTGAATGGGCCAAAACAGCAACATTAGAACCCACAACTGCCACCTTATTAAGTTTGGCTTTAATTGCCGGCCCTCTGGGTAAATGCGCTCAATTTCCGTTGCATTTGTGGCTAGATGAAGCGATGGAAGGGCCGTTGCCCAGCACAATTTTGCGGAATTCTGTGGTGGTATCAACCGGCGCTTGGGTGCTCATTAAATTGCAGCCGGTTTTAGCGCTGTCGCCGGTGGCATCCGATGCAATCATCTTCATTGGTTCGGTGACTGCGGTGGGGGCTTCTTTGATTGCAATCGCCCAGATTGATATTAAGCGATCGCTTTCCTACTCGGTTAGCGCCTACATGGGCTTGGTGTTTATCGCTGTGGGAACTCAGCAAGACCAAACCGCCCTAATTTTGCTGTTCACCTATGCGGTGGCAATGGCTTTGTTGGTGATGAGCACCGGCACTGTTGTTTGGAACAGCATCACTCAGGATCTCACACAATATGGCGGTCTTTGGTCGCGCCGGCCTATTACTGCACTGTGCTATATAGTTGGCGCTGCCGGTTTGGTGGCAATGCCGCCTTTAGGGGGTTTCTGGGCGCTGCTGCAAATGGTTGATCACTTGTGGGACAGTGCACCTTGGTTAGTCGGGGTTTTGCTTACAGTCAATGCTTTAACTGCCTTCAGTGTTACCCGCGAGTTTGGTTTACTTTTTGCCGGCCAACCCAAACAAATGACGGTGCGATCGCCCGAAGTTCACTGGCCAATGATGTTGCCGATGGTGATTTTGACGGGCTTCACCTTACACGTTCCCTTGTTGCTGCTGAATTGGTCACTGTTACCAGATTGGGCAATTGTGAATCAATTAGCTGCCGGCTTGCTAATTTTATCTACCGTCCTCGGTTGCGGTGCTGGGTCACTCATTTATCTGAATAACAGTTGGCAAAAGCCGGTACAATTGCCTTCAAAAGCACTGCAAGACTTTTTTGCCTACGACCTTTACACTGCAAAACTGTATCGTCTGACTATTGTATTTGTGGTTGATTTAGTCTCCAAGACTATTTTCTGGATTGACCGCTATATCGTTGATGGATTTGTAAATTTTGTGGGGTTAGCTACAGTTTTCAGCGGTCAAGGTTTAAGGTACAATGTTTCAGGCCAGACGCAGTTTTACGCTCTAACCATTCTTGTGGGAGTCGCTGTTTTAGGAGTTCTCATGAGCTGGCCGTTATTGATGTCTCATTTTTCATTCATGATTGCCGGTTAA
- a CDS encoding carbonic anhydrase → MNSFSRRSLIKLGAGAVGTGVLASQLGSKLTFPEPAVAQKTDLTPDESLQKLMEGNRRFIDKKRLSPNQDFARLAEVAKGQKPFASILGCADSRFPSEIIFDQGLGDLFVCRVAGNVATPEEIGSLEFGSLVLGTKVIVVVGHKRCGAVEATIKGAQVPGQISSLLDAIRPAVENTEGKSGDRLENASKANVSLQVERLKLSPVLSQLIQENKLKIVGAYYDLDTGTVTMVS, encoded by the coding sequence ATGAACAGTTTCTCAAGAAGAAGTTTGATTAAGTTGGGTGCCGGTGCCGTCGGAACCGGGGTATTAGCCTCTCAACTTGGTTCCAAATTGACTTTTCCAGAGCCGGCAGTCGCACAAAAAACTGACTTAACTCCCGATGAATCTCTACAAAAGTTAATGGAGGGGAACCGACGGTTTATTGATAAAAAACGCCTAAGCCCTAACCAAGACTTTGCACGTCTTGCAGAAGTTGCAAAAGGTCAAAAGCCGTTTGCCTCAATTCTCGGCTGTGCAGATTCCCGGTTCCCTTCTGAAATTATCTTTGACCAAGGATTAGGTGATTTATTTGTCTGCCGCGTGGCAGGTAATGTCGCCACACCCGAAGAAATTGGCAGCCTAGAATTTGGCAGCTTAGTCTTAGGCACAAAAGTGATTGTTGTTGTCGGTCATAAAAGATGTGGGGCGGTAGAAGCAACGATTAAAGGCGCTCAGGTTCCCGGTCAAATATCTAGCTTGCTCGATGCGATTAGACCAGCGGTTGAAAACACTGAAGGAAAATCTGGTGATCGGCTAGAAAATGCAAGTAAAGCCAATGTGAGCCTGCAAGTTGAGCGACTGAAATTATCTCCAGTTCTCTCTCAGTTAATTCAAGAAAATAAACTGAAAATCGTAGGCGCTTATTACGATTTAGATACCGGGACTGTAACTATGGTGAGTTAG
- a CDS encoding NADH-quinone oxidoreductase subunit M yields MLSTLIWLPVVGAALVGLLPGNLNANRVRFIAVAIASAILLWTFWLGSQFSLTVSGLQFQEYLPWIPQLGLTYNLGVDGLSFPLLALSGLLTWIAIYGNGEGVERPRLYYSLILLVNAGIAGAFAAQNLLLFVLFYELELIPLYLLIAIWGGSKRGYAGMKFLIYTAVSGILILAAFLGMTWLSDSTSFDFDAILTQGLPLTTQLILLTLLLIGFGIKIPLVPLHTWLPDAYVEASPPIAILLGGILAKLGAYGLVRFGLQLFPETWTIVAPGLSIIGVVSVLYGALSAIAQKDIKRMVAYSSIGHMGYILVAAAAGTPLSLLGCVSQMVAHGLILAILFYLVGIIEEKVGTRELDLLNGLMNPIRGLPLVSGLLILGGMASAGIPGLVGFIAEFLVFQGSFPVFPVPTLLCVIASGLTAVYFVILLNRTCFGKLDNNLAYYPKIKWPERIPALVLAVTIFLLGIQPNWLVRWSEPTTTAMVAAISNNSTQEVAINYHSQK; encoded by the coding sequence ATGCTTAGCACGCTGATCTGGCTGCCCGTAGTGGGTGCTGCTCTTGTGGGATTGTTACCGGGAAACCTCAATGCAAATCGGGTGCGTTTTATCGCAGTAGCAATCGCTTCTGCTATCCTATTGTGGACTTTCTGGTTGGGAAGCCAGTTTAGTTTAACCGTTTCCGGGTTGCAATTTCAGGAATATTTACCCTGGATTCCTCAATTAGGTTTGACCTACAACTTAGGGGTAGATGGCTTATCTTTTCCATTGCTAGCTTTAAGCGGCTTGCTGACATGGATTGCCATTTACGGCAACGGTGAAGGCGTGGAACGTCCCCGGCTTTACTATTCTTTGATTCTGCTCGTCAATGCCGGCATTGCTGGGGCTTTTGCCGCTCAGAATTTGCTGCTGTTTGTTTTATTTTACGAATTGGAATTAATCCCCCTATATCTTTTGATTGCGATTTGGGGCGGTTCCAAACGCGGCTATGCCGGCATGAAATTTCTCATCTACACAGCCGTATCGGGAATTTTAATTCTCGCAGCATTTTTAGGGATGACTTGGCTGAGTGACTCTACCAGCTTTGATTTTGATGCAATTCTCACCCAAGGATTACCCTTAACTACACAACTGATTCTGCTGACCCTTCTGCTAATCGGTTTTGGCATCAAAATTCCACTGGTTCCCCTGCATACCTGGTTGCCTGATGCTTATGTTGAAGCTTCGCCGCCCATAGCAATTCTTCTCGGTGGAATTCTCGCCAAGTTAGGCGCTTATGGATTAGTTCGGTTTGGATTGCAACTGTTTCCTGAAACTTGGACGATTGTAGCACCAGGGCTATCAATTATTGGGGTAGTCAGTGTGCTTTATGGCGCACTCAGCGCGATTGCTCAAAAAGACATCAAACGCATGGTGGCTTACAGTTCTATCGGTCACATGGGCTATATTTTAGTCGCTGCGGCTGCCGGCACCCCGCTTAGCCTTCTCGGATGTGTTTCCCAAATGGTTGCCCACGGTTTAATTCTGGCAATTCTCTTTTATTTGGTGGGGATTATTGAGGAAAAAGTCGGCACCCGCGAATTAGATTTGCTCAACGGCTTGATGAATCCCATTCGCGGTTTACCCCTAGTCAGTGGATTGTTAATTTTAGGCGGAATGGCGAGTGCCGGCATTCCAGGTTTAGTCGGGTTTATCGCAGAATTTCTCGTCTTTCAAGGCAGTTTCCCAGTCTTTCCAGTACCCACACTTTTGTGTGTCATTGCCTCCGGTTTAACAGCCGTCTACTTTGTCATTTTGCTGAACCGCACTTGCTTTGGCAAACTGGATAACAACTTGGCTTACTATCCCAAAATAAAATGGCCAGAACGCATTCCAGCCTTAGTTTTAGCTGTTACCATTTTCTTACTAGGAATTCAACCCAATTGGTTAGTGCGCTGGAGTGAACCCACAACCACAGCAATGGTTGCCGCGATTTCAAATAATAGCACTCAAGAAGTCGCCATCAACTATCACTCACAAAAGTAA
- a CDS encoding CDP-alcohol phosphatidyltransferase family protein: MINSIPAALVVFRFLIGPFLLWDALDGQTSIWFIAGFVAAFLSDIFDGIIARRLKISTAGLRQADSWADRCLYICVFSSAWLVNKDLVIAFRIPLLTVVFAQLMWWIVNLLKYGKPASYHSYSAKIWGITLFIATIAWFSLDRAGIALWLAIIVGILHTLEEIAMTLILPIWKHDVLSIYHAINLRRQLNTQTATTEN; encoded by the coding sequence GTGATCAATTCCATTCCTGCCGCACTCGTTGTTTTCCGCTTTCTCATTGGCCCATTTCTGCTTTGGGATGCACTTGATGGTCAAACAAGCATTTGGTTTATTGCCGGCTTCGTGGCAGCCTTTCTCTCAGATATCTTTGATGGCATCATTGCTAGACGCCTCAAAATCAGCACAGCCGGCTTACGTCAAGCTGATAGTTGGGCCGACCGTTGCCTTTATATCTGTGTATTCAGTAGCGCATGGTTAGTCAACAAAGACTTAGTCATTGCCTTCCGCATCCCATTGCTAACCGTCGTTTTCGCACAGTTAATGTGGTGGATCGTTAACTTGCTGAAATATGGCAAACCCGCCAGTTACCACAGCTACTCAGCCAAAATTTGGGGAATCACCCTTTTCATTGCAACAATTGCTTGGTTCAGCCTTGATCGTGCAGGAATTGCCCTTTGGCTTGCCATCATCGTAGGCATTCTTCACACCCTAGAAGAAATAGCCATGACCCTAATTTTACCCATCTGGAAGCATGACGTTCTAAGTATCTACCACGCCATTAACTTGCGCCGGCAGCTAAACACCCAAACTGCAACCACAGAAAACTAA
- a CDS encoding CO2 hydration protein encodes MVQTPPQQTTKLPPSQHEFANIIHRLEAGGAMLPDTPENLMQIIGIYKAYAVPMDFYWRDLLYIAERVFLDPLPFFKYFLPKEYLELHNHYAGDDADLRVWRGEATAHPELLEFMEKGEIKTKMPRLFRHLLHDRVNMEFAEACMRAMFWHRDMGGKFDPYLDTDEYKANADRAIKAYFKGNPVMLGLYKLFPEMFIEQVRQLSYYSNLGLFWEVMAPVFFEMSDLYDEGKITSVPEAMNFLVNGIFAVAGRPIYHHVYIRGEMYEIIPKSKGFVWLYEAALPYVEAVFYRTAPFRGTKSYNAQANQVPEDQKDFHYGILYADVFPVGTAGIPPTLLMQDMLHFLPPYLVDYYRQHCRGEEDMLIQLGITFQRSMYCVTSAVIQALRTATLHPLDDPDPEHLQANRAFFEAQMDRFKRPEARLRDIQRQDYR; translated from the coding sequence ATGGTACAAACTCCTCCCCAACAAACCACCAAACTCCCCCCCTCCCAGCATGAATTTGCCAACATCATTCATCGCCTAGAAGCAGGTGGGGCAATGCTACCAGACACCCCAGAAAACCTCATGCAAATTATCGGCATTTATAAAGCTTATGCCGTGCCGATGGATTTCTACTGGAGGGATCTACTTTATATTGCAGAACGCGTATTTTTAGACCCACTTCCCTTCTTTAAATACTTTCTACCAAAAGAGTATTTAGAACTGCATAACCACTATGCCGGTGACGATGCAGATTTGCGAGTTTGGCGCGGAGAAGCCACGGCTCATCCTGAACTCTTGGAGTTCATGGAAAAAGGGGAAATAAAGACGAAAATGCCTCGGTTATTTCGCCACCTGTTACATGATCGGGTGAATATGGAATTTGCCGAAGCTTGTATGCGAGCCATGTTTTGGCACAGAGATATGGGGGGTAAATTCGATCCCTATCTCGATACCGATGAATATAAAGCTAATGCAGATCGGGCAATTAAAGCTTATTTCAAAGGCAATCCGGTGATGCTGGGACTGTATAAGTTATTCCCAGAAATGTTTATTGAACAAGTGCGGCAACTGTCTTATTACAGCAATTTAGGCTTGTTCTGGGAAGTGATGGCTCCGGTTTTCTTTGAAATGTCTGACCTTTATGATGAAGGGAAAATTACCAGCGTTCCAGAAGCCATGAATTTTCTGGTTAATGGAATTTTTGCCGTTGCCGGTCGTCCGATTTACCACCACGTTTATATTCGGGGTGAGATGTACGAAATTATCCCCAAATCTAAAGGGTTTGTCTGGCTGTACGAAGCTGCATTACCTTATGTAGAAGCGGTGTTTTACCGGACTGCTCCTTTCCGAGGTACAAAGTCTTACAACGCTCAAGCTAACCAAGTACCCGAAGATCAGAAAGATTTCCATTATGGAATTCTTTATGCTGATGTGTTTCCCGTGGGTACTGCCGGCATTCCCCCCACACTTTTAATGCAGGATATGCTGCATTTCCTCCCCCCCTACCTTGTGGATTACTATCGCCAGCACTGTCGCGGTGAAGAAGATATGTTAATCCAATTAGGGATTACTTTTCAGCGTTCCATGTATTGCGTCACCTCGGCGGTGATTCAAGCATTACGCACTGCAACACTTCATCCTTTAGACGATCCAGATCCAGAACACCTACAGGCAAATCGGGCGTTTTTTGAAGCTCAAATGGATCGGTTTAAGCGTCCTGAAGCTCGTTTGCGAGATATTCAAAGGCAAGATTACCGATAG